Proteins from one Portunus trituberculatus isolate SZX2019 chromosome 38, ASM1759143v1, whole genome shotgun sequence genomic window:
- the LOC123514968 gene encoding uncharacterized protein LOC123514968 isoform X3, producing MLLSSVNRKKTGGGVPDVKPLTSVEEAMLPLIKDVQVSGVPGLRDPHPASDDEEDLAAGDIDVTLPSRPASPRPSGTQNLQTLTQRE from the exons ATGCTGCTCTCAAGtgtcaacaggaaaaaaactG GTGGCGGAGTGCCTGATGTAAAACCCCTGACCAGTGTTGAAGAGGCAATGCTTCCGTTAATAAAAGATGTCCAAGTATCTGGTGTTCCTGGACTTCGTGACCCTCATCCTgcca gtgatgatgaagaggacttGGCAGCAGGTGACATAGATGTTACACTACCATCAAGGCCAGCCTCACCAAGACCCAGTGGCACCCAAAACCT CCAGACACTGACACAGAGGGAGTAG
- the LOC123514968 gene encoding uncharacterized protein LOC123514968 isoform X2: MLPLIKDVQVSGVPGLRDPHPASDDEEDLAAGDIDVTLPSRPASPRPSGTQNLQISSPPEPLSPDTDTEGVVEIASEPAPPQADDHQYSQPPQAGRNQRGSSRREGTLAPEMLQVHEDIRNSLSDLTECITTYLPGIATSLNELASRRLV, from the exons ATGCTTCCGTTAATAAAAGATGTCCAAGTATCTGGTGTTCCTGGACTTCGTGACCCTCATCCTgcca gtgatgatgaagaggacttGGCAGCAGGTGACATAGATGTTACACTACCATCAAGGCCAGCCTCACCAAGACCCAGTGGCACCCAAAACCTCCAAATCTCATCACCTCCAGAGCCTCTGTCACCAGACACTGACACAGAGGGAGTAGTGGAGATAGCATCTGAACCTGCTCCACCACAAGCTGATGATCATCAATACAGCCAACCTCCTCAGGCTGGTAGAAATCAGAGAGGCTCATCACGTCGTGAGGGTACACTGGCTCCAGAAATGCTTCAAGTTCACGAGGACATAAGAAACTCCTTGTCTGATTTGACTGAATGCATTACTACATATTTGCCAGGAATAGCAACATCTTTGAATGAATTGGCATCTCGCAGACTTGTTTAG
- the LOC123514967 gene encoding protein EARLY FLOWERING 5-like isoform X1: MGRNNLCCQCSFSCSKREEVKKKIIDLKSSIKGRHAALKHQQEKTGGGVPDVKPLTSVEEAMLPLIKDVQVSGVPGLRDPHPASEDEEDLATGDIDVTLPSKPASPRPGPSGIQNLQISSPPEPLSPDTETEGVVEIASEPAPPQADDHQYSQPPQAGRNQRGSSRREGTLAPEMLQVHEDIRNSLSDLTECITTYLPGIATSLNELASRRLV; encoded by the exons atgGGAAGAAATAACTTGTGCTGTCAATGCAGTTTCTCCTGTagcaagagagaggaagtgaagaaaaaaattattgacTTGAAGTCATCAATAAAGGGGAGGCATGCTGCTCTCAAGCATCAACAGGAAAAAACTG GTGGCGGAGTGCCTGATGTAAAACCCCTGACCAGTGTTGAAGAGGCAATGCTTCCATTAATAAAAGATGTCCAAGTATCTGGTGTTCCTGGACTTCGTGACCCTCATCCTGCCA gtgaagatgaagaggactTGGCAACAGGTGACATAGATGTTACACTACCATCAAAGCCAGCCTCACCAAGACCAGGACCCAGTGGCATCCAAAACCTCCAAATCTCATCACCTCCAGAGCCTCTGTCACCAGACACTGAAACAGAGGGAGTAGTGGAGATAGCATCTGAACCAGCTCCACCACAAGCTGATGATCATCAATACAGCCAACCTCCTCAGGCTGGTAGAAATCAGAGAGGCTCATCACGTCGTGAGGGTACACTGGCTCCAGAAATGCTTCAAGTTCACGAGGACATAAGAAACTCCTTGTCTGATTTGACTGAATGCATTACTACATATTTGCCAGGAATAGCAACATCTTTGAATGAATTGGCATCTCGCAGACTTGTTTAG
- the LOC123514969 gene encoding putative nuclease HARBI1: MPVGHSKVCWQTHGLTQGCVSRVINRVTDVLYTASLRETRMPRGLEEARVTKRKLYGIANFPNVIGIIDGTHIPIAAPPVDEELYINRKNFHSLNIQVVCNADYIFQDYCCRFPGSTRFICMGEQHPQQEIPAG; the protein is encoded by the exons ATGCCAGTGGGTCATTCCAAAGTGTGTTGGCAGACACATGGATTAACACAAGGATGTGTCAGCAGAGTCATCAACAGAGTGACAGATGTGCTGTATACGGCGTCACTTAGAGAAACACGGATGCCAAGAG gaCTAGAGGAAGCCAGGGTAACAAAGAGGAAATTATATGGAATTGCCAATTTTCCAAATGTGATTGGCATCATCGATGGAACACACATCCCGATTGCTGCCCCACCAGTTGATGAAGAACTCTACATTAATAGAAAGAATTTCCATTCACTGAACATACAAGTTGTGTGTAATGCAGACTACATTTTTCAAGACTATTGCTGCCGTTTCCCTGGAAGCACACGATTCATTTGTATGGGAGAACAGCATCCTCAACAGGAGATTCCAGCGGGGTGA
- the LOC123514966 gene encoding putative nuclease HARBI1: MPVGHSSVLADTYGLTQGCVSRVINRVKDVLYMASLRETQIPRGLEEARVTKRKLYGIANFPKVIGIIDGTHIPIAAPPVDEELYINRKNFHSLNIQVVCNADYIFQDYCCHFPGSKYDLFVWENSILNRRFQRGEFGDAFLLGDSGYPVNIHLMTPIGMPANAGEQRFNISLKKIRVVVEQAIGIWKSRFKCVHHKGGTLCYSPLKCEKIAAATMLLHNFCRKRNLPLLDEVVVNPDDIDGPVFVPAPAGGGGWDARAIAGNAMRRQIIAQHFS, translated from the exons ATGCCAGTGGGACATTCCAGTGTGTTGGCAGACACATATGGATTAACACAAGGATGTGTCAGCAGAGTCATCAACAGAGTGAAAGATGTGCTGTATATGGCGTCACTTAGAGAAACACAGATTCCAAGAG GACTAGAGGAAGCCAGGGTAACAAAGAGGAAATTATATGGAATTGCCAATTTTCCAAAAGTGATTGGCATCATCGATGGAACACACATCCCGATTGCTGCCCCACCAGTTGATGAAGAACTCTACATCAATAGAAAGAATTTCCATTCACTGAACATACAAGTTGTGTGTAATGCAGACTACATTTTTCAAGACTATTGCTGCCATTTCCCTGGAAGCAAATATGATTTATTTGTATGGGAGAACAGCATCCTCAACAGGAGATTCCAGCGGGGTGAATTCGGAGATGCCTTTCTTCTTG GTGACAGTGGGTACCCTGTCAACATTCACCTGATGACACCAATTGGAATGCCAGCTAATGCTGGCGAACAAAGATTCAATATCAGCCTGAAGAAAATACGTGTCGTGGTTGAGCAGGCAATTGGCATTTGGAAGTCACGCTTCAAGTGTGTCCACCATAAAGGTGGCACACTTTGTTATAGTCCCTTGAAGTGTGAAAAGATTGCTGCAGCAACTATGTTGCTTCACAATTTCTGCAGAAAGAGGAATCTTCCACTCCTGGATGAAGTAGTAGTCAACCCTGATGACATAGATGGACCTGTGTTTGTTCCTGCAccagctggtggtggaggatgggaTGCAAGGGCAATAGCTGGGAATGCAATGAGAAGGCAAATCATTGCACAACACTTCTCATAG
- the LOC123514968 gene encoding uncharacterized protein LOC123514968 isoform X1, whose translation MLLSSVNRKKTGGGVPDVKPLTSVEEAMLPLIKDVQVSGVPGLRDPHPASDDEEDLAAGDIDVTLPSRPASPRPSGTQNLQISSPPEPLSPDTDTEGVVEIASEPAPPQADDHQYSQPPQAGRNQRGSSRREGTLAPEMLQVHEDIRNSLSDLTECITTYLPGIATSLNELASRRLV comes from the exons ATGCTGCTCTCAAGtgtcaacaggaaaaaaactG GTGGCGGAGTGCCTGATGTAAAACCCCTGACCAGTGTTGAAGAGGCAATGCTTCCGTTAATAAAAGATGTCCAAGTATCTGGTGTTCCTGGACTTCGTGACCCTCATCCTgcca gtgatgatgaagaggacttGGCAGCAGGTGACATAGATGTTACACTACCATCAAGGCCAGCCTCACCAAGACCCAGTGGCACCCAAAACCTCCAAATCTCATCACCTCCAGAGCCTCTGTCACCAGACACTGACACAGAGGGAGTAGTGGAGATAGCATCTGAACCTGCTCCACCACAAGCTGATGATCATCAATACAGCCAACCTCCTCAGGCTGGTAGAAATCAGAGAGGCTCATCACGTCGTGAGGGTACACTGGCTCCAGAAATGCTTCAAGTTCACGAGGACATAAGAAACTCCTTGTCTGATTTGACTGAATGCATTACTACATATTTGCCAGGAATAGCAACATCTTTGAATGAATTGGCATCTCGCAGACTTGTTTAG
- the LOC123514967 gene encoding uncharacterized protein LOC123514967 isoform X2 — protein sequence MGRNNLCCQCSFSCSKREEVKKKIIDLKSSIKGRHAALKHQQEKTGEDEEDLATGDIDVTLPSKPASPRPGPSGIQNLQISSPPEPLSPDTETEGVVEIASEPAPPQADDHQYSQPPQAGRNQRGSSRREGTLAPEMLQVHEDIRNSLSDLTECITTYLPGIATSLNELASRRLV from the exons atgGGAAGAAATAACTTGTGCTGTCAATGCAGTTTCTCCTGTagcaagagagaggaagtgaagaaaaaaattattgacTTGAAGTCATCAATAAAGGGGAGGCATGCTGCTCTCAAGCATCAACAGGAAAAAACTG gtgaagatgaagaggactTGGCAACAGGTGACATAGATGTTACACTACCATCAAAGCCAGCCTCACCAAGACCAGGACCCAGTGGCATCCAAAACCTCCAAATCTCATCACCTCCAGAGCCTCTGTCACCAGACACTGAAACAGAGGGAGTAGTGGAGATAGCATCTGAACCAGCTCCACCACAAGCTGATGATCATCAATACAGCCAACCTCCTCAGGCTGGTAGAAATCAGAGAGGCTCATCACGTCGTGAGGGTACACTGGCTCCAGAAATGCTTCAAGTTCACGAGGACATAAGAAACTCCTTGTCTGATTTGACTGAATGCATTACTACATATTTGCCAGGAATAGCAACATCTTTGAATGAATTGGCATCTCGCAGACTTGTTTAG